One part of the Natronosalvus amylolyticus genome encodes these proteins:
- a CDS encoding sulfatase, which yields MRILVLDIDSLRPDHLGCYGYERDTSPTIDTLAEEGMRFDRCYASDTPCLPSRTALATCRMGINTGVVTHHGEGQRYNEPGEGHDPDANRVPAFRHLAENGIYTASVSQFSQRHLAYHFSANFQESIMPTATAGGPAVEDCSEVTPVAKSWLDQHATDDDWLLHVNYWDVHHPYLGIENFVDPVRESGPTPAWPDQETIDGQQEMTGIRTADLWPSASQYRPGWEEFYEYKMPDSVDSTADVDQFVDGYDASIRRVDAEVEKLLACLERHGVREETAVVITADHGEAFGEHGIYAEHAFPHPACQQVPMIVSWPGVTDAAAGTGTNAQVYQFDLLPTVCELAGIDIPTDWDAEPFTPALEGDEFSGRDVIVAGHGIYTYGRAVYQDEWMYVRLIHPGVFSYPGLYNDPGLPNDGLELLHNLDDDPNQTKNLVESRPEKTAEMRALLDRWIVTHLTDEWHSQQPVEARGMDPLARTASQGPYLYANPDELLKLYQEHGRSDTQIEALTRTMDAFPRER from the coding sequence ATGAGGATACTCGTTCTCGATATCGATTCGCTACGACCGGACCACCTGGGCTGTTACGGCTACGAACGCGACACGTCCCCGACGATCGATACCCTCGCCGAAGAGGGGATGCGGTTCGACCGATGTTACGCGTCCGATACACCGTGTCTGCCGAGCCGAACGGCGCTCGCAACCTGTCGGATGGGGATCAACACTGGCGTCGTCACTCACCACGGCGAAGGACAGCGCTACAACGAACCGGGCGAGGGTCACGACCCCGACGCCAATCGAGTGCCAGCGTTTCGTCACCTCGCTGAAAACGGCATCTATACGGCATCAGTGAGCCAGTTCTCACAGCGCCATCTCGCTTATCACTTCAGTGCCAATTTTCAGGAGTCGATCATGCCGACAGCAACTGCGGGCGGTCCCGCGGTCGAAGACTGTTCGGAGGTCACACCAGTAGCCAAATCGTGGCTCGACCAGCACGCTACAGACGATGATTGGCTCTTGCACGTCAACTACTGGGACGTTCACCATCCGTATCTCGGGATCGAGAACTTCGTCGACCCGGTGCGCGAATCAGGTCCCACACCAGCATGGCCCGACCAGGAAACTATCGACGGCCAACAGGAGATGACCGGCATCAGAACGGCGGATCTGTGGCCGAGTGCATCGCAGTATAGACCGGGTTGGGAGGAGTTCTACGAATACAAAATGCCCGATTCGGTGGACAGCACCGCGGACGTTGACCAGTTCGTCGACGGCTACGACGCCAGTATCCGACGCGTCGATGCTGAGGTCGAAAAACTGCTCGCCTGTCTCGAGCGCCACGGCGTTCGAGAAGAGACGGCCGTCGTCATCACCGCCGACCACGGTGAAGCCTTCGGTGAACACGGTATTTACGCCGAACATGCGTTTCCACACCCCGCTTGCCAGCAGGTACCGATGATCGTCTCATGGCCCGGTGTGACCGACGCTGCGGCCGGTACCGGAACGAACGCTCAGGTATACCAGTTCGATCTACTCCCTACCGTCTGTGAACTCGCTGGAATCGATATCCCGACAGACTGGGATGCCGAACCGTTTACCCCCGCACTCGAGGGTGACGAGTTCTCCGGTCGCGACGTTATCGTCGCCGGCCACGGCATCTACACGTACGGTCGTGCCGTCTACCAGGACGAGTGGATGTACGTTCGTCTCATCCATCCGGGAGTTTTCTCCTATCCAGGTCTCTACAACGATCCAGGACTACCGAACGACGGGCTGGAACTGTTACACAACCTCGATGACGACCCCAATCAGACGAAGAATCTCGTCGAATCGAGGCCCGAGAAAACGGCCGAAATGCGGGCACTCCTCGACCGATGGATCGTCACACACCTTACCGATGAATGGCACAGCCAGCAACCGGTCGAGGCACGAGGAATGGACCCACTTGCGCGCACTGCCTCGCAAGGTCCGTATCTGTACGCGAACCCGGACGAACTGCTGAAACTGTATCAGGAACACGGTCGGTCGGACACACAAATCGAGGCACTTACCCGCACGATGGATGCGTTTCCTCGAGAGCGGTGA
- a CDS encoding flavin reductase family protein: MQFGEALERKFPESVVFIVAPDDDGNPNVMPAGWSMFTSNDPLMIAVSVGFPRYTHELLEKAEDYVVAFPSAAQKTDIVYCGSNSGADVDKVDAREMALCEPAKISTPLLEDAAACFECVSDTAFETGDHTVFAGEVVAAHVSETHDERVKNLGRTWGDGPERFKTLSELLEMDRWTR, encoded by the coding sequence GTGCAGTTTGGAGAGGCTCTCGAACGAAAGTTTCCGGAATCGGTCGTTTTCATCGTCGCTCCTGACGACGACGGCAATCCGAACGTGATGCCGGCTGGCTGGAGTATGTTTACGTCCAACGACCCACTGATGATCGCCGTAAGTGTTGGGTTCCCCCGGTACACACACGAGCTACTCGAGAAGGCCGAGGACTACGTGGTCGCCTTTCCGAGCGCGGCGCAGAAAACAGATATCGTCTACTGTGGCTCGAATTCGGGGGCCGATGTCGACAAAGTGGACGCGAGGGAAATGGCGCTCTGTGAGCCAGCAAAAATTTCGACGCCGTTACTCGAGGATGCGGCTGCCTGTTTCGAATGCGTTTCCGATACGGCCTTTGAGACCGGAGACCACACCGTTTTTGCGGGTGAAGTGGTTGCCGCCCACGTCTCGGAGACGCACGACGAGCGGGTAAAGAACCTCGGTCGAACGTGGGGGGACGGTCCCGAACGGTTCAAGACGCTTTCCGAACTGCTCGAGATGGATCGGTGGACACGGTAG
- a CDS encoding IclR family transcriptional regulator: MSSSIDPSNGKKRIQAVQTTLEILDALRAHGDAGVTEISKEIGVTKGTVYNHLATLEENDYVYKDANDRYHLGLRFIDVAHHAKSRIPILELARTEVDKLAEKSGEMALFTVEEHGMGVCLYVAYGEQAVQTPLYVGHRSELHHTAVGKAILAHLADERVAEIIDTRGLTEITEHTITQKQALLEQLEEVRKRGIAFNNQETIHGLVGVGAPIKNQHGSVLGALSIIGPSSRMDEDRLQRELPDMIMRGVNVIEINSTSL; encoded by the coding sequence ATGTCCTCGTCCATCGATCCGTCAAATGGAAAAAAGCGGATCCAGGCGGTGCAGACAACGCTCGAGATTCTCGATGCGTTACGAGCACACGGTGACGCTGGAGTCACGGAGATTTCGAAGGAAATAGGGGTAACGAAAGGGACGGTCTACAACCACCTGGCAACGCTCGAGGAGAACGATTACGTGTACAAAGACGCAAACGACAGATATCACCTGGGATTACGGTTCATCGACGTTGCCCACCACGCGAAATCCCGCATTCCGATCCTGGAACTGGCTCGAACGGAAGTAGACAAACTCGCCGAAAAGAGCGGCGAGATGGCCCTATTCACCGTCGAAGAACACGGAATGGGTGTTTGCCTCTACGTGGCCTATGGTGAACAGGCCGTCCAGACCCCCCTGTACGTCGGTCATCGCAGCGAACTCCACCATACTGCGGTGGGGAAAGCAATTCTTGCCCACCTCGCAGACGAACGCGTCGCGGAGATTATCGATACTCGAGGTCTCACGGAAATTACTGAACACACGATCACACAGAAGCAGGCACTCCTCGAGCAACTCGAGGAGGTCAGAAAGCGGGGTATAGCGTTCAACAATCAGGAGACGATACACGGATTGGTTGGGGTTGGAGCACCGATTAAGAATCAACACGGAAGCGTTTTGGGTGCATTGAGTATCATCGGTCCCTCGAGTCGAATGGACGAAGACAGACTCCAGCGCGAACTGCCGGACATGATCATGCGAGGCGTCAACGTTATCGAGATCAACTCGACTTCGCTGTGA
- a CDS encoding sugar phosphate isomerase/epimerase family protein gives MQIGLCSIADGESAIEDVIDTAASVGCRAIEIWGRDHVGDGSPATCRDIRDAATARSLNIAVYGSYLRPGTPEYETEVESALQTADRLGASMIRVWAGTQEYQDRTDEHWDQVVADLIDLTDRAAAYNLEVTIEKHEGTLTNDGDGARRLIEAVDRDTCRLNWQPLFGLPADEILAEAHDLAPLSNNVHVQAVPEAGLSWEHRCLLEEAHFDLPAVLEVFEAGGFDGCVEIEFVTDEMAFETALRRDVAYLESLLN, from the coding sequence ATGCAAATCGGCCTCTGCTCGATAGCCGACGGAGAGTCGGCTATCGAAGACGTGATCGACACCGCCGCCTCTGTCGGCTGTAGAGCGATCGAAATCTGGGGGAGAGACCACGTTGGCGATGGCTCACCTGCTACCTGTCGAGACATTCGAGATGCCGCCACGGCACGCTCGCTAAACATTGCCGTATACGGGTCGTACCTTCGTCCCGGGACACCGGAGTACGAGACGGAAGTCGAGTCCGCCCTCCAGACGGCCGACCGACTTGGGGCGTCCATGATCCGGGTGTGGGCCGGAACGCAGGAGTACCAGGATCGGACGGACGAACACTGGGACCAGGTCGTCGCCGATCTGATCGACCTTACCGACCGAGCAGCGGCCTACAACCTCGAGGTCACCATCGAGAAACACGAGGGGACCCTCACGAACGATGGCGACGGCGCGCGACGGCTCATCGAAGCCGTCGACCGAGATACCTGTCGACTCAATTGGCAGCCACTGTTTGGCCTTCCAGCGGACGAGATACTGGCGGAAGCCCACGACCTGGCACCGCTTTCGAACAACGTACACGTACAGGCCGTTCCGGAAGCCGGTCTGAGCTGGGAGCATCGTTGTCTCCTCGAGGAGGCCCATTTCGACCTTCCAGCCGTTCTCGAGGTATTCGAGGCGGGCGGATTCGACGGTTGTGTCGAGATCGAGTTCGTCACCGACGAAATGGCGTTCGAGACGGCACTTCGACGAGACGTTGCGTACCTCGAGAGCCTGCTGAACTAA
- a CDS encoding Gfo/Idh/MocA family protein has protein sequence MSEPTVGYIGLNHHHTEPYLESIDELPLTITAVCEPDPAFDLEEGIDIGSDDVSMYRDPETLLDDESPDIVWITLSNRDTPAVIEAAVKRGIDVYTEKPAARTAKDLLPLLDTVENESATVCVSYTWRGHPASQELQSRAATDFFGDLRAVDARFLASQLAYRDDDHYLFDSAASRGGIVQWLGIHWIDLLPWILEDPIARVNASLTYETPTVDVEDGAALQFELASGAIGTLQCGYYLREGRYDTELSITGVDGRVSWDPMGDYFGFEDETTVEFESTREEYSSTPRRYLTYDYAPIPGYGGGYGLDFMKQFLDARDSNDVQVPADLRDAVTVLEVLDAVYESQKTGNWVDVEGSTRKTEMTL, from the coding sequence ATGAGTGAACCTACAGTCGGCTATATCGGACTGAACCACCACCACACCGAACCCTACCTCGAGAGCATCGACGAACTCCCACTGACGATTACCGCGGTATGTGAGCCGGACCCTGCGTTCGACCTCGAGGAGGGGATCGATATCGGTAGCGACGACGTTTCGATGTACCGCGATCCGGAAACACTGCTTGACGACGAATCACCGGATATCGTCTGGATCACGCTCTCGAATAGGGACACGCCAGCCGTTATCGAAGCTGCGGTGAAACGCGGTATCGACGTCTATACAGAGAAACCGGCAGCCCGCACGGCCAAGGACCTCCTGCCGCTACTCGACACCGTTGAAAACGAGTCTGCTACCGTGTGCGTATCATACACCTGGCGCGGCCATCCAGCTTCACAGGAACTACAGTCGCGTGCAGCAACCGATTTCTTCGGTGACCTTCGTGCTGTCGATGCCCGTTTCCTCGCTTCCCAGTTGGCGTACCGGGACGACGACCACTATCTCTTCGATAGCGCGGCGAGTCGTGGCGGTATCGTCCAGTGGCTCGGCATCCACTGGATCGATCTGTTGCCGTGGATTCTCGAGGACCCGATAGCCCGTGTCAACGCAAGTCTCACCTACGAGACACCAACGGTTGACGTAGAGGACGGGGCAGCGTTGCAGTTCGAACTAGCTTCGGGAGCGATTGGCACGTTACAGTGTGGGTACTACCTGCGCGAAGGTCGATACGATACCGAACTCTCGATCACGGGAGTCGATGGTCGCGTTTCGTGGGATCCGATGGGTGACTACTTCGGGTTCGAAGACGAGACGACCGTCGAATTCGAGTCGACTCGAGAGGAGTACTCGAGCACCCCTCGGCGCTATCTCACGTACGACTACGCACCCATTCCAGGGTACGGCGGGGGCTACGGTCTCGACTTCATGAAACAGTTCCTCGACGCCCGAGATAGTAACGATGTACAGGTGCCAGCCGATCTGCGCGATGCCGTGACGGTTCTGGAGGTGCTGGATGCGGTGTACGAGTCACAGAAAACCGGCAACTGGGTCGACGTTGAAGGCAGTACCAGAAAAACAGAAATGACGTTATGA
- a CDS encoding aminotransferase class V-fold PLP-dependent enzyme, with product MSDDESIYDELDVPTVVNAASTKTRIGGSLIRPEAVEAMVSASESFVRISDLQARASELISEVTGSEAGYVASGAAACLTLGTAACIAGTDLTVMDELPHAEDARNEVIMPRTHRNGYDHALRLAGAHIVDVGNNDNHLGTGSVNTELWEIEGAITDKTAAVMYMQKSYSQPELSDVVDVAHKHDVPVIVDAAAELPPKRNLERFIDEGADLVVFSGGKAIRGPQSSGILAGKQELIESAAMQHLDMHVAESVWEPPADLIDLDRFAGVPRQGIGRPLKVGKEELAGLIRALQLFVEEDHDANVTEWTERTESMASALRAEPGLSITVTEGEKTAVAPEVFVRVDPEVAGIDATALVGELRREDPRVFVGPDHLHESAFTVNPMCLTDDEADYVVERVRSYLD from the coding sequence ATGTCTGACGACGAGTCAATTTACGACGAACTGGACGTTCCAACCGTGGTCAACGCCGCGAGTACCAAAACGCGAATCGGGGGGAGCCTCATTCGGCCGGAAGCTGTCGAGGCGATGGTGAGCGCCTCCGAATCATTTGTCCGCATTTCGGATCTACAAGCTCGAGCGAGCGAACTCATTTCGGAAGTCACCGGATCGGAGGCCGGATACGTTGCGAGCGGTGCGGCAGCATGCCTGACGCTCGGGACGGCCGCGTGCATCGCCGGTACCGACCTCACCGTGATGGACGAGTTGCCGCACGCGGAAGACGCACGCAACGAGGTGATTATGCCACGTACCCACCGGAATGGCTACGATCACGCCCTTCGACTCGCCGGTGCGCACATCGTTGACGTCGGTAACAACGACAATCATCTCGGAACGGGTTCGGTGAACACGGAGTTGTGGGAAATCGAGGGAGCAATCACAGACAAGACGGCGGCCGTCATGTACATGCAGAAATCGTACTCGCAGCCGGAACTTTCTGACGTCGTCGACGTCGCCCACAAACACGACGTACCAGTCATCGTGGACGCGGCCGCGGAACTCCCACCAAAACGAAACCTCGAGCGCTTCATCGACGAAGGGGCAGACCTCGTCGTTTTCAGTGGCGGAAAGGCTATTCGCGGGCCACAATCGTCTGGTATTCTCGCCGGCAAACAGGAACTGATCGAATCGGCTGCCATGCAACACCTCGACATGCACGTTGCGGAATCCGTCTGGGAACCGCCAGCGGACCTTATCGACCTCGACCGATTCGCAGGCGTTCCGCGACAGGGAATCGGACGCCCGCTCAAAGTGGGCAAGGAAGAACTGGCCGGACTCATCCGCGCGCTACAACTGTTCGTCGAGGAAGATCACGATGCGAACGTTACTGAATGGACAGAGCGAACCGAGTCCATGGCGAGCGCTTTGAGAGCCGAACCGGGCCTCTCTATCACGGTTACGGAGGGCGAGAAAACAGCGGTAGCCCCGGAAGTATTTGTTCGAGTCGATCCAGAGGTTGCTGGAATCGATGCAACGGCGCTCGTTGGCGAGTTGCGCCGAGAAGACCCGCGCGTGTTTGTCGGGCCGGACCACCTACACGAGTCAGCGTTCACGGTGAACCCTATGTGTCTGACCGACGATGAGGCCGATTACGTCGTCGAACGCGTTCGGTCGTATCTCGACTGA
- a CDS encoding YIP1 family protein: protein MLARLVTQPRYFFKEQTKYRGTRTQSMLVVAIGIAFALTHVGAYYQLGDTAIDLYEVIILHVALSLAVPFGIWLTSTILMAMVSRILSRGLLIGELFRLVGWGLYPLLVAGLIQSAGRLYAIQGTAAPELGLFSHLSYEWEQYGTYLETANNDPVFLVATLLAVAAVLYAGYLWTIAVKELSHFDNVEIATSTALIISAIPTTLCLLWIAAPFYL, encoded by the coding sequence ATGCTCGCACGCTTGGTGACACAGCCTCGGTATTTTTTCAAAGAGCAGACGAAATACCGCGGCACCAGAACCCAGTCGATGCTCGTGGTCGCAATCGGTATCGCTTTCGCACTGACGCATGTCGGCGCGTACTACCAGCTCGGAGATACCGCAATTGACCTGTATGAGGTGATAATTCTGCACGTTGCACTCAGCCTTGCCGTTCCCTTCGGCATCTGGCTCACTTCAACGATACTGATGGCGATGGTCTCTCGTATCCTATCAAGGGGGTTGCTAATCGGTGAACTGTTCCGACTGGTCGGGTGGGGACTCTATCCGCTCCTCGTGGCTGGTCTCATACAGAGCGCTGGCCGTCTCTACGCGATACAGGGTACAGCGGCCCCAGAACTCGGTCTCTTCTCCCATCTAAGCTACGAGTGGGAACAGTATGGAACGTATCTCGAAACGGCCAACAACGACCCGGTCTTCCTCGTCGCGACACTCCTTGCAGTTGCTGCCGTCCTCTACGCGGGGTACCTGTGGACGATTGCTGTTAAAGAACTCAGTCATTTCGACAACGTAGAAATAGCCACGTCAACAGCACTCATTATTTCAGCAATTCCGACGACGCTATGCCTTCTCTGGATTGCCGCCCCGTTCTACCTGTAA
- a CDS encoding amidohydrolase family protein, with the protein MTIETNHAAWRRENPVIDMHTHIGVDYLDDAVRFMDQNGLEMMVDISAHTGESFETLIEGFSEYPDRFAAFSGINFEDLGEDGWIERELERMEEAVEAGAVGFKIHKRMGMVYTDPDGDIVPVDDERLAPIFEKAADLDVVVAFHIADPKAFFRPLTPENERYEELSENPDWWWGDREKHPYGWWELIRQLEKVISRHPETKFLGVHFGCAAEEVEYVADVMRDNPNYIIDVSARLGEMGRHDPERVRDIFLEFQDRILFGTDLGVRESVMLGSPQGFDPTDEDVEEFYDAHWHYFETDEAEIAHPTPIQGDWTVDAIDLPRDVLEKFYFENARKHLKL; encoded by the coding sequence ATGACTATCGAGACGAATCACGCCGCGTGGCGACGGGAGAATCCAGTTATCGATATGCACACGCATATCGGTGTCGACTATCTGGACGACGCCGTTCGATTTATGGATCAGAACGGCCTCGAGATGATGGTCGACATTTCAGCGCATACCGGCGAGAGCTTCGAAACACTCATCGAGGGGTTTTCGGAGTATCCCGACAGGTTTGCAGCGTTCAGCGGAATCAACTTCGAGGATCTAGGCGAGGACGGATGGATCGAACGCGAACTCGAGCGAATGGAAGAAGCCGTCGAAGCCGGGGCCGTCGGGTTCAAGATTCACAAGCGGATGGGGATGGTGTACACCGACCCTGACGGCGATATCGTTCCCGTCGATGACGAGCGGCTCGCGCCGATTTTCGAAAAGGCAGCCGACCTCGATGTCGTCGTCGCGTTCCACATAGCCGATCCGAAGGCGTTCTTCAGGCCACTTACTCCCGAGAACGAACGGTACGAGGAACTGTCGGAGAATCCCGACTGGTGGTGGGGAGACCGAGAGAAACACCCCTACGGCTGGTGGGAACTGATCCGACAACTCGAAAAAGTCATCTCTCGGCATCCCGAGACGAAGTTCCTCGGCGTTCACTTCGGCTGCGCCGCAGAAGAGGTCGAATACGTCGCGGACGTTATGCGGGACAACCCGAACTATATCATCGATGTTTCGGCGCGACTCGGCGAGATGGGGCGTCACGACCCAGAGCGCGTCCGGGACATCTTCCTCGAGTTCCAGGACCGGATTCTCTTCGGTACCGACCTCGGTGTAAGGGAGTCGGTCATGCTCGGTTCGCCACAGGGATTCGATCCCACGGACGAGGACGTCGAAGAATTCTACGACGCCCACTGGCACTACTTCGAGACCGACGAAGCAGAAATTGCACATCCTACGCCGATTCAGGGTGACTGGACGGTCGATGCGATCGACCTGCCTCGAGACGTGCTCGAGAAGTTCTATTTCGAAAACGCCAGAAAACACCTGAAGCTGTAG
- a CDS encoding N,N-dimethylformamidase beta subunit family domain-containing protein produces MSEERDSEEKQPQNSDRKEGNSNSYTHLPSLEGANRWSRRGWLKAGLGGVVATSGCLSISDDSQTGGDSDDGESDSTGQPSEDDELDDESDESETDERSIAIENERAGHDGWQPQQSPSERPAAVAHQIEGYTSSTSVEPGGTLEFAVSTDSEWRYRIDLYRLGWYDGAGGRLVTTLQASDDGTNGQRQPVPDPDPDTGRVACDWEYTDILEVPEDWLSGLYVARFVLLNGPVEGTSTAHPFVVRPHPDRDATGLVQLPLATAQAYNGWGGKSLYDHTSNGTPANEVSHDRPYVNEITFHLGYAVHLLRFLEREGYDVAYACDYDVHRAPDVLEAYDAVISAGHDEYWSREQRLAFERARDNGVSLGFFGSNIAYWQIRYDEEGRSYVCYKETVEDDPIQDERRTGLFRDVGLPECELQGVMGWGAGLYNFPDYEVTVEAMDHPWMANTGFEAGDTIEAVVGPEWDWIRDDCPLAGEPTNFFHHEAGSSDLDIHKPADADAVAYTAPSGATVFSAGTLAYTRAIDPDPDWDISWPYVRVKAYAPTIATPDERLQQFTLNMLDEFFHGGNPSFEP; encoded by the coding sequence ATGAGTGAGGAACGCGATAGCGAGGAGAAACAACCCCAGAATAGCGATAGGAAAGAGGGGAATAGTAATTCCTACACGCACCTGCCGTCTCTTGAGGGCGCCAACCGCTGGAGTCGCCGGGGCTGGCTCAAAGCTGGTCTGGGAGGGGTCGTCGCGACGAGCGGTTGTCTCTCGATATCAGATGATTCACAGACTGGGGGCGATAGTGACGATGGCGAATCCGATTCCACCGGACAGCCCTCGGAGGATGATGAGCTCGATGACGAGTCAGACGAGTCGGAAACCGACGAACGCTCAATCGCTATTGAGAACGAGCGAGCGGGACACGACGGCTGGCAACCACAACAATCACCGAGCGAGCGGCCCGCCGCTGTGGCCCATCAAATAGAGGGGTACACTTCTTCGACGAGCGTCGAGCCGGGTGGCACCCTCGAGTTTGCAGTGAGCACCGATTCCGAGTGGCGATATCGTATCGACCTTTACCGTCTCGGGTGGTACGACGGTGCGGGAGGTCGACTCGTCACAACCCTCCAGGCATCCGACGATGGAACCAACGGGCAGCGACAGCCGGTACCGGACCCCGACCCCGATACCGGTCGGGTGGCCTGTGACTGGGAGTATACCGATATACTGGAAGTTCCCGAAGACTGGCTGAGTGGCCTCTACGTAGCCCGATTCGTGCTGTTGAACGGACCGGTCGAGGGGACGTCCACGGCACATCCGTTCGTCGTTCGGCCACATCCCGACAGAGACGCAACGGGGCTGGTTCAGCTTCCGCTGGCAACGGCACAGGCGTATAACGGCTGGGGCGGTAAGAGCCTGTACGACCACACGAGCAATGGCACCCCCGCAAACGAGGTGTCACACGACCGACCGTACGTCAACGAGATAACCTTTCATCTCGGGTATGCAGTCCACTTGTTGCGCTTTCTCGAGCGGGAGGGATACGACGTTGCCTATGCCTGTGATTACGACGTCCACCGAGCTCCAGACGTACTCGAGGCGTACGACGCCGTCATCAGCGCAGGTCACGACGAATACTGGAGCCGAGAACAGCGACTGGCCTTCGAAAGGGCCCGTGACAACGGCGTCAGTCTCGGCTTTTTCGGGTCCAACATCGCCTACTGGCAGATTAGATACGACGAGGAGGGGCGATCGTACGTCTGTTACAAAGAGACGGTCGAAGACGATCCGATACAGGACGAACGTCGGACCGGCCTGTTCCGAGATGTCGGGCTTCCAGAGTGTGAACTACAGGGAGTAATGGGCTGGGGTGCAGGTCTCTACAATTTCCCTGACTACGAGGTGACGGTCGAAGCTATGGACCATCCGTGGATGGCCAACACCGGTTTCGAGGCAGGCGATACCATCGAGGCCGTAGTCGGGCCCGAGTGGGATTGGATTCGAGACGACTGTCCTCTGGCTGGCGAACCAACGAACTTCTTCCACCACGAAGCGGGAAGTAGCGACCTCGACATTCACAAACCGGCAGATGCCGACGCCGTGGCGTACACTGCCCCTTCAGGAGCGACTGTCTTTAGTGCAGGGACACTCGCGTACACACGGGCGATCGATCCCGATCCAGATTGGGACATTTCGTGGCCGTACGTCAGGGTCAAAGCGTATGCTCCCACTATCGCGACACCGGATGAACGACTCCAACAATTTACGCTGAATATGCTCGACGAGTTTTTCCATGGGGGCAATCCTTCTTTCGAACCGTGA
- a CDS encoding LLM class flavin-dependent oxidoreductase, whose translation MKFGVFLNQYYTPEDDFEVTDLLEQAALMESVGFDSAAVGERHVHEEGVVEPITALAAIASQTERLELATMAVLPALYNPIHLAEKVAMIDRLSTGRMRFGAAIGYRERELTPFGVSMDDRVPMFMESLSLLKRLWSKESVSHDGDHWQFDDVFISPRPEDRMPIWIGGHADIAIKRAAYRGDAWIASASSTTEDLERQIGVYEESLEEFGMDRAENDVILMRDCFVADSYEEARDTIEPHLLKLYQMYARWGQTYMDEHEVEVDYDELAEKFVLGSPDACIEKLRTYEDLGVDHVVLRVQFPGQPQDTTLRCLERIGEEIIPELSDA comes from the coding sequence GTGAAATTTGGCGTCTTTCTAAACCAGTACTACACGCCCGAGGACGACTTCGAAGTCACGGACCTTCTCGAACAGGCAGCTTTGATGGAATCGGTCGGATTCGACTCGGCAGCGGTGGGTGAACGTCACGTCCACGAGGAGGGCGTGGTCGAACCCATCACGGCGCTCGCCGCAATCGCCTCCCAGACCGAACGACTGGAACTGGCGACGATGGCCGTATTGCCAGCGTTGTACAACCCGATTCATCTCGCCGAGAAGGTTGCCATGATCGATCGACTCTCTACTGGCCGAATGCGCTTCGGTGCTGCAATCGGCTACCGGGAACGTGAACTGACTCCGTTCGGCGTTTCGATGGACGATCGCGTGCCGATGTTCATGGAATCGCTCTCGCTGCTCAAACGCCTCTGGTCCAAAGAGAGCGTGAGTCACGACGGCGACCACTGGCAGTTCGACGATGTCTTCATCAGCCCCCGTCCAGAAGACCGAATGCCGATCTGGATCGGCGGGCATGCAGATATCGCGATCAAACGGGCCGCCTATCGGGGCGACGCCTGGATCGCCAGCGCTTCTTCGACGACCGAAGACCTCGAGCGACAGATCGGCGTGTACGAAGAGTCACTCGAGGAGTTCGGAATGGACCGGGCGGAGAACGACGTGATTTTGATGCGAGATTGCTTCGTGGCCGATTCCTACGAGGAAGCCCGTGACACCATCGAACCGCACCTGCTCAAACTGTACCAGATGTACGCACGGTGGGGACAGACGTACATGGACGAACACGAGGTTGAAGTCGATTACGACGAACTGGCCGAGAAGTTCGTGCTCGGATCACCCGATGCGTGTATCGAGAAACTGCGCACCTACGAGGACCTCGGCGTCGATCACGTCGTATTGCGCGTGCAGTTCCCCGGACAGCCACAGGACACCACGCTCCGGTGTCTCGAGCGAATAGGCGAAGAAATTATCCCAGAGTTGAGCGACGCATGA